The genome window AAGACCGTCGTCAAGTTCCGTATCGCCAAAGCCTGCAAAGATGCAATCCTGGGAACAAAATAGTCATTCTTCAATCAAGAATGTCATCTGAATGTTCTCGAACACGGGCCATCTAAACGGGACCTATGGTCTCATTCATAAAGGCAGCGGTTCGAAGATAACCTGATCCCCCGCGTATCGTTCCCGATGCGTGGGGGTTTTGTTTTTTTATTACCCTGCCAAATGATGACTTAACCAATTGTGTAATCATTCAGACTACACAGAAGTAACTTGAACTAACAATTTAACCAACACCTTCGTAGATATGAAATGAATTCATTTTTTATTACATCTCCGAATCACCTGTAACGTAAAAACTTAGATGCACTTGCCCGACCGAAGAAACAGTGGCGCCTCCCCTGCGGTATAAAATTTGCTCCCATGCGTATTTAGGAATAATTGAATATGTTTACGTAAAGGACGGCATCATGAAATTATCAACGAAACTTACACTATCTTTGGTCGGCTCACTGATTATTGTGCTTTCAATTTGCTTAATGGGACAATTCTGGGCGTCCGGCAAAAGTATTGATAAACAATCACATTCATTTTTTACGCTGATTCAAAATCAAAATCGCCAAAATGCGCTCATTATTCAAGAATTTGTCGATAAAACGCTGAGTTCGTCGATTCAAGAAGGCGAAATGGAGCGGTTTGAAGAACTGCTGGCTGATTTATCAGAAGTCGACAACTTAAACGAGTTCACGTTATTTAACGAAACGGGAGGCGCTGCGTATTCAACCGTCGCCGAACGAATTGAGCAGCCGATGGATGAAAAAGTTTGGGCTCAATTACAAGCCAACCCGGAAATGATCGTTGAAGAGACGGACGATCATATCAATATATATGATGTGCAGATCGCAGATGCAAAATGTATTGATTGCCACGATTGGACCGAAGGCCAGATTGGCGGCGTCGCTTTTTATTCTTTTTCTAATGACTCGTTGCTGGAAGGCATGAATGTCGCCGCCGTAACGATGTCTGATTTAAAAGGCTCCTTCTTTAACGGCAGCCTTGCGATTCTATTCACGATTTCAATCTTTGCCGCATTACTGGTCTACTTCTTGACGAAGCGCTTCGTGATTCAACCGTTACAACATGGCCTCAAGGCGGCCCATGCGGTGGCGTCGGGCGATTTTACTCATCGCGTTGATGTGAAATCCAAAGACGAAATGGGAGACTTCTCGAATTCTCTCAATCAAATGTCAGACACGCTGCAACGCATTATGAAAGAATTCTCGTGTACGGCGGATGAAGTGTCAGCTGGCGCGGAAAGTTTATCAGAAACGTCGCAGAGTATGTCTCAATCGAACACCGTCCAGGCGTCTAGCATTCAGGAAACCCGCAACGCGATTGATGAATTGACCGAATCGGTCAATCAAAACGCCCAAAATGCAGGCAAGACGAACAAGATTACCGAACGGGCGTCGAGTGAAATTGAGCAATGCGGAGAGGCCGTCCTGAAAACGGTCGCCGATATGAAGGTGATTACTGAAACAGTGCAAGTCGTTGACGATATTGCAGACCAAACCAATTTGCTGGCGTTAAACGCCGCCATTGAAGCCGCGCGCGCTGGCGAGCTCGGCAAAGGCTTCGCCGTAGTCGCGGTCGAAGTAAAAAAACTGGCGGAACGCAGCCAGGAATCGGCCAAACAAATCAGCGCTCTGGCAAAGAACAGCGTGTCACGCGCGGAACAGGCCGGGAAACTGATCCAAACCGTTATCCCCATTATTCAAGAAGCGGCCCAGTATGTTCAGGGAATTTCATCTGCAAGCGATACCCAGGCGCAGGCGGCGAACCAAGTCCAGTCGATTCTGGAACGCCTCGACCAGATCACCCATG of Candidatus Hinthialibacter antarcticus contains these proteins:
- a CDS encoding bacteriohemerythrin, producing the protein MKLSTKLTLSLVGSLIIVLSICLMGQFWASGKSIDKQSHSFFTLIQNQNRQNALIIQEFVDKTLSSSIQEGEMERFEELLADLSEVDNLNEFTLFNETGGAAYSTVAERIEQPMDEKVWAQLQANPEMIVEETDDHINIYDVQIADAKCIDCHDWTEGQIGGVAFYSFSNDSLLEGMNVAAVTMSDLKGSFFNGSLAILFTISIFAALLVYFLTKRFVIQPLQHGLKAAHAVASGDFTHRVDVKSKDEMGDFSNSLNQMSDTLQRIMKEFSCTADEVSAGAESLSETSQSMSQSNTVQASSIQETRNAIDELTESVNQNAQNAGKTNKITERASSEIEQCGEAVLKTVADMKVITETVQVVDDIADQTNLLALNAAIEAARAGELGKGFAVVAVEVKKLAERSQESAKQISALAKNSVSRAEQAGKLIQTVIPIIQEAAQYVQGISSASDTQAQAANQVQSILERLDQITHDNSMTSDQTAAASEQLAAQAMSLKEMMQGYRFDDGDSSLNTQRPFNSQISTKPRTNGKAKKRSFVEWSDAMSVQAHNIDEQHKKLITLINQLYDAMKDKQAKAVLSGILDELVRYTKNHFSAEENKMEQAGYPKLEAHKKIHVGFTDKVLEFQRAFESGEVILSQDILDFLKDWLISHIMKQDQEYTPYMQSAQKSLSAHAVN